The Lancefieldella sp. Marseille-Q7238 genomic interval ACGTACCTTGCTATGGCGATGGCTATCGCGTCGCTCAAACGTAAAGATGTCAGCCGCATTGTGCTGGTACGTCCGGTAGTTGAGGCGGGGGAGTCCCTGGGTTTCTTGCCGGGCACGCTTGAAGAAAAGCTCGATCCGTATGTGCGGCCTCTGTATGACGCGCTCTTTGATATGGTTGATAGAGAACACGCAAACTCCCTTATTGAACAGGGTATTATTGAAATCGCACCGCTTGCTTTCATGCGCGGACGTACCATGAACGACGCCTTCGTTATTTTGGACGAGGCTCAAAATACCACGCCTGAACAGATGAAGATGTTTCTGACTCGTTTGGGCTTCTCGTCAAAGTTTGTCATAACGGGAGATACCTCGCAGCGCGATCTTCTCGGGGAAAGTGGGCTCGATGTGGCGCGCCGGGTGCTTCATGGCCTTGATGACATCGCGTTTATTGATTTGGGCCGAGAAGATATTGTACGCCACGCCCTTGTTGCTAAAATTGTTGAAGCGTACGAGCGCAGCGAGAAGGACCGGCAGCAAGGTAAGGGAGCACGGTAAGCCATGTCCCATGACTACGACATTTCTATTTCAGAGGGTGTTGAGGTACCTATCTCACAAGATGAGATAATCGCCGATTGCAATCTTGTCCTTGAGCAGGAAGGTATCAGTCGTCCCTGCATGGTGTCTATCTCTGTGGTACGCGATGACGAGATACGTGCGATAAACCGTACCTGGAGACAAAAAGACGCAATCACCGATGTAATCTCCCTGGAAACGGAGCGTCCTGACGATCCTGATTTGATGCCGGGTGAGCCTTGCGAGCTGGGAGACATTGTATTGGCGCCCTGCTATATCAGCCGTCAGGCGACTGACTTCCACACGACACCCGCAGATGAATTTCGCCTGATGCTTGTTCACGCCATGCTTCATCTGCTCGGCTACGATCATCTTGAAGATGCGCAAGCGGAAGTTATGGAAGCTCGCGAAGACGAGCTTGTCGCGCTGATTGTAACGGATCGACCTTTTACCCCCGTGACCTTGACACGCCATCGTGAGGGGACAGACGAATGATTCCAGGCTCAAGAGGAAAACATCCCAATTACCGAAGGAGCCTTCTCTTTGCCGTGCAGGGCTTTCGAAACGCTGTCAGGCAAGAGGCAAATCTGAAGCGCATGCTTGCTATTGCAGGATTAGTTTTGGTTGTCAGTCTTATTGTGGGCCTGGATATCATTGGCTGGATACTCGTTATTGGCTGTATCGGCAGCGTGATTTCGGCAGAACTGCTCA includes:
- the ybeY gene encoding rRNA maturation RNase YbeY encodes the protein MSHDYDISISEGVEVPISQDEIIADCNLVLEQEGISRPCMVSISVVRDDEIRAINRTWRQKDAITDVISLETERPDDPDLMPGEPCELGDIVLAPCYISRQATDFHTTPADEFRLMLVHAMLHLLGYDHLEDAQAEVMEAREDELVALIVTDRPFTPVTLTRHREGTDE
- a CDS encoding PhoH family protein is translated as MEPTQIRLTIPDSVDPTALMGPSDVLLRRIEEALDTLISVRGSSVTISGPASDAERAVLVFSRLITMVEAGSAPTLSDVDMLLDYEESAATAPIVSLSNDIVLTKGSRSIRPKTAGQKRYIDAISEHTVTFGLGPAGTGKTYLAMAMAIASLKRKDVSRIVLVRPVVEAGESLGFLPGTLEEKLDPYVRPLYDALFDMVDREHANSLIEQGIIEIAPLAFMRGRTMNDAFVILDEAQNTTPEQMKMFLTRLGFSSKFVITGDTSQRDLLGESGLDVARRVLHGLDDIAFIDLGREDIVRHALVAKIVEAYERSEKDRQQGKGAR
- a CDS encoding diacylglycerol kinase family protein, which produces MIPGSRGKHPNYRRSLLFAVQGFRNAVRQEANLKRMLAIAGLVLVVSLIVGLDIIGWILVIGCIGSVISAELLNTAIETVVDLVSPEFHPLAGRAKDIAAAASWFISGIAALIGILVFARALFHL